The following nucleotide sequence is from Zea mays cultivar B73 chromosome 1, Zm-B73-REFERENCE-NAM-5.0, whole genome shotgun sequence.
ggggtgtgcatatgcaggcacacttGCTGCGCGACCTGCAATGCCACACGCGACCTCCAGCGGGTGGACAACGGTGGCGGGGAGGCGCAGGGCCTAGCGGCGCAGCATGACGCAGGGGCGGGTGCGGCGCGGGGTGGCGTGGCCACAGCTCGACTGTGGCCGGCGGCCTGGGGAAGGAGGGGGTGACCGACGGGTGTGGGAGGGTGGGAGGGGAAGATAGAGAAACTGGCTCTGGTACCAAGTTGGAATGGGAAAActctaaccctaactagggttgggACTGATATATATATCAATAGATGTTGAGCCAGGCCCATTACACAAGGGTGTGACGGTAATTACAAGGGGCTAACCCCAAAACCCTGGATGGGTAATCAACACATAGGACTAATACTCTACGTTAATAGGCAATGATCTACATATATGCAGCAGTTGACACTCAAAAGTATACGTACCTGAAACTTGGGTTACACTATTGATCATGAAACAAAGAGAAGAATATGGTGCAAAATCTGACAAAGCCAGCCAGACCGGGTACCACATTGGCAAAGCCGACCAGGCCATCCACCAAAGTCGGCTAAGTCGGGTCCCCAAAGTCAGCTAGACGGTCTCCAAAAGCCAGCCAAGCCGATTTCTTATTGCTAGGCCGACTTACTATTGCTTCTACACCAAAGGTAAAAGACGATGAAGAGATAACTGACTCAGTTCGCCTAGCTACCAATGGAAAGTTCTCCTCAAAGGGGCTTATAGGGGTTTCTTTTCATAGAATATGGAAAACTTGGTCACACACATTCAGCGCGCCAACTTACTGTGTGTGACCAACCACATAAAAAACTTAGTTTTTTGAGGAGCCCAAGTTTTCCATATTCTATGAAAAGGCCGACTTACTATCCGCTGTAGGCCCCCTTTTTGTTTTGTAATTGTCCCTCTTCTTTAATATATTATCGCACATTTCTCATGTGCTTTCAAGAAAAAAATACTTATCCCACTCATGCTTATTATTCTAAGATGTTGCATGATTAAAAGGTTGTTTGTGATAATAATCTTGCAACTGCTATTAATATGGTTATGGTACGATGTAATAAGATAGAGGGTAAAAAATCGATTGTGTTGGTTCGTCATTTGAAGAGCCTAGTAAACAACCTCATAACAACATGCCATATAATTATTATGAAAATCAAGATATTTATGCGACAACTAAAAAATTAAATCGGCGTATTCAACATTTAAAACCAATCAAGCCAATTTGGGTGGAGCTAGCACATCTATACTAACGACCACTTTCATTCCTAATTCGTGTCAAAACCAGCGAACTAATCATATATAATGGTGGTAGAACAACAATGAATCAAGCTTAGGTGAGGTATAATAAAGTTCTCCTACCCACCAAAGTCACCTAGTCAAAATCATATGCTTAATAACATGCATGTAGCTTCCACTACCAATTTTAATGAAGCATAAATTGGTTTAAAAAAACCAACCTGTAGGGGGTAAGACAGCCCTCGGGCATTGTATTAAGAAAAAGAtctcacacaggtcgagaaaacctTCGAATCCCTGCCCCACCCATATACAGCGGCACtatagcccatgtgagaacgaccaggCCGGACCTTAGACCTATGCTTTGGCATGGGAcaaacgaggggatttttttaaccacgtCCTGAAATTGGCTCCCACAGGGAGTCAAACCCAGGACctactcagctagaggccctttcgctaaATCGGTTTAAAAATGAGATGTCTAAATCCATTAAGTAGCTTAGGTATACAAATTAagcctagtagaaataattaacaaaatttGTATCCTTCATATTTTGATTTTATGATTATGAAAGCTCTTGATGGTTGAAGAGTGCCGAATTTTAATAAATTTAGTGTTGATCATAGTGTCGGGTACCTAGAAACTGGGTGTCCGAAGAAGGCTCAAAAAGCCTCCCACATACTTTGTTGTCGGGTGGCTGGCATCGGGGTCGAGTTCAACATGCAAGATCTGGGTGGCAGGTCCATTAAAAAGGTTATGAGATCCTTGAAGATCATCTCTGATACATATGGTTTTAGCCACGAGGCTTTTGAGGAGTATGTCAATCTGTTTAAGCACCCTCTTTCTCAGTGCCATGTGGAGGCCCTCTCAGCCTGTTTGGTTGGAAGCCCCCGCCAGAGTTAGGGACGAATTAGTGTCTTGTCTCCCTCCTTGGTTTGTTTTGTTGTTGTCTTGTTAATGGATCCTTCAAAGATCTTCATATGGAATGTATGGGGGTTGAACTCGCTGGTGCGTCAAGATTCTGTGCATGAAATGGACTCCTCTAGGGTGGATGTGGTCTGTCTTCAGGAAACTAAAATGCAGTCTATCTCAAATCACACCATCCTTTCTTTGCTTGGATCAAATTTCAGTGAGTACTTTTGTCTAACTTCTGTGGGGGCTAGTGGAGGCATCCTCGTGGCTTGGAGAAGACATATAGGGGTTTCAGGCCAGAAAAGACAGGACACTCACAGTGTTTCAGTTCAGTTCTGCAGTGAGGAAAGAAGTGCCTGGTGGCTTGTGTGTATGGCCCTCCAAGAGATAATGAAAAGGCTAGTTTTTTGCAAGAACTCAGATATTAGAGCTGCTTGCCCTGGACCTTGGATGCTAGCTGGAGATTTCAACCTTATTTATAAGGCCTCTGATAAGAATAATGCAAATCTGAATAGAGTCATGATGGGAAGGTTTCGAGGGCTGGTCGAGGATCTTGCTCTTAAAGAAATTCCTTTGCATGGGAGGAAATTTACTTGGTCCAACCATCAAGAGGCACATGTTCTAGTCAAGCTAGATCGTGTTCTTTGCTCAATTGACTGGGAATTGCTCTTCCCTGTTAAAGGTAAATAATTGTATATGATTAGGGCTAACCCTAGAGGGTAGCTATATAGTGTTTGTACATGGGCCACATGGGCCTAGCCACATGGGCCTAACCACATATAatctaacaccccccgcagtctGAACATCCGTCGCAGCGGAGTTTACAGACTGGATCCAAAAAGAAGAAGTACATCACACACTAGGATCCCCCCACAGACTCAACTAGCCACTACTGATGTTGAGGCTGGAGCGAAACTCGGCGAAGGTCGAGGACGGgagacccttggtgaagatgtcggaacCGGGCCCCGCACCATCCCCACGGTGCTCTGGCATGACCCGGCTGACCCGCTAGTGGCCCAACTCCACCTTCAGGCTGGGAGTGTCCAGAACATTCGCCTGATGGTTCCTGTCGTCCTGGAGCCCAAGTCGCCGTCCTACGCACGCTGGCGGGACTTACTCCTCCTCACCCTTCGTCGCTACGCTCTGGACGACCACGTCCTCTGCGACCCCACCGGCGTGGCGCCGACTGCCGCGTGGGTGCGCCTTGACAGCATCGTACTCACCTGGATCGTGGGGACGATCTCCGTTGACCTCCACAGCCTCCTCCGGAACCTTCCTCACGCTCGGGCTGTTTGGCTTGCCATCGAGGGCCAGTTCATGGGCAACGCCGAGGCCCGGGCTCTCCGCCTCGACGCCTCTTTTCGCACCTTCGTCTAGGGGGACCTCAGTGTCAGTGCGTACTGCCGCAAGATGAAGACCATGGCGGACTCACTTGGCGATCTGGGTTGCCCCGTGGAGGACCGCATCCTAGTCCTCAACGTCCTCCGCGGCCTCGGCGATCGCTACACCCACCTCCGGTCGTTGATCATGCGCCAGCGCCCCTTTCCTACCTTCCTCCAGGTTCGCGACGACCTCGCCCTGGAGGAGATCACTCTGGGTGCTCAGGCTGCATCGATCTCCGGCACGGGGTCCTCGTCCTCTTCGACAGCACTGGCGGCTTTCACCCCGACCCGTCCTCCTACTCCGTCACAGTCTGCCCTTGGCCCTCGCCCTCCCGGGCCGAGCATGGGCGGCGGGGGTCGAGGTGGCGGAGGCGGGGGCGGTGGTGGTCGTCGCCGCCGTGGTGGCCGCGGTGGTGGTTCCGGGGGTGGTGCCCGTGGCCACGCACCGATGCCGGGACCCCAGCAGGGTGCGCCTTGGCCCACTTTTCACCACCCGTGGTCAGGGTGCATCTCCATGTGGCCGTTCCAGGGGCCAGGCTCTGAGGCTCGGCCCCCGGCGGCCATGTTCGCTGGTGCGCAGCCAGGGTTCGCCTTCGCCTCTCCGTCGCCCTGGACCTCGACACCTGCTGCTTCGTCGTGGCCCACGCCACCGGCTACTCCACCGTCCGGGCTGGTTGGTTGGGACGCGGCCACCCTGGCTGCCTTCCAGACTCCTACTCTGACTCCGCCGATAGGTCCCGAGTGGATCGCGGACACCGGTGCTACCTACCACACCACCCCCGACCCTGGTATACTCACCTTTGTTCGCCCTCCTTCCTCTCTCCCTTCGTCCATCATGGTGGCGAATGGCTCGTGTCTTCCTGTCACATCTGTGGGTGCCGCCAGCCCTCCCGGCTCTTTTCACATTCCCGATGTTCTTGTTGCTCCTTCTTTGGTCCACAATCTTCTTTCTATTCGTCGGTTTACTGCTGATAATTCTTGTTCTGTCGAGTTTGACTCTTTTGGTCTTACTGTGAAGGACTCGGCAACTCGACGCCCCCTCCTCAGATGTGACAGCACCGGCCCCCTCTACACCCTTCGGCTTCCGCACGCCACATCTTCTTCGTCTTCGTCACCTGACACAGCTGCTGTTTTTGCTGCCGCCACGTCTTCTACCACCTGGCATCGTCGCCTTGGTCACCCCGGACGTGATGCCTTGATGCAGCTTACTCGTAGTGCCACTATCCCATGTACTAGATCCCATGATGAGCATCTTTGTCATGCGTGCCAGTTAGGCCGCCATGTTCgtcttcctttttcttcttcctctcatgCTACTCATGCTTTTGATCTTGTACACTGCAATTTGTGGACTTCACCCATTACCAGTATATCAGGCTACAAATACTATCTTGTGGtgcttgatgatttttctcattatgTGTGGACTTTTCCTTTGCGTGCCAAGTCTGAGACTTTCCCCGCCCTCcgccacttcttcgcctgggtgtcCACTCAGTTCGGCCTCACCATTAAGGCCGTTCAGTGTGACAATGGTCGGGAGTTCGATAACTCCACCTCCCGCTAC
It contains:
- the LOC118476118 gene encoding uncharacterized protein, with amino-acid sequence MPGPQQGAPWPTFHHPWSGCISMWPFQGPGSEARPPAAMFAGAQPGFAFASPSPWTSTPAASSWPTPPATPPSGLVGWDAATLAAFQTPTLTPPIGPEWIADTGATYHTTPDPGLGNSTPPPQM